The Montipora foliosa isolate CH-2021 chromosome 14, ASM3666993v2, whole genome shotgun sequence genome window below encodes:
- the LOC137984558 gene encoding WD repeat-containing protein 54-like codes for MGQGTSEGKIMVFDIPSRGTAVKLQETLSSHKVAICELEAQGPRMVSADEEGNIILWQSGGHFTEIIKINGKGFPCSSVYLYKGLIIGGFATGHIRLFSASTGALLVEACAHARWINALDLCVDTGMLLSASEDTFVRVWKISADGSPTMEMVFQQAIPDVQLCGAKFVDLSGNMFGVTGYDCGEIVMFSKQ; via the exons GGACCTCTGAGGGAAAGATCATGGTCTTTGATATTCCTTCACGTGGCACAGCTGTTAAGCTTCAAGAGACTCTAAGTTCGCACAAGGTAGCAATCTGTGAGCTTGAGGCACAGGGTCCACGTATGGTGTCTGCAGATGAAGAAGGGAATATAATCCTTTGGCAATCAGGAGGACATTTCACAGAGATCATAAAAATAAATGGCAAAGG GTTTCCTTGTTCATCTGTGTACCTATATAAGGGTTTGATCATTGGTGGTTTTGCGACAGGCCACATTAGATTATTTAGTGCTTCAACAGGTGCCCTACTCGTTGAGGCCTGCGCACATGCCCGCTGGATCAATGCTTTGGATTTATGTGTCGACACTGGAATG CTTTTGTCAGCATCAGAAGATACATTTGTGAGAGTTTGGAAGATTTCTGCAGATGGCAGTCCAACA ATGGAAATGGTGTTTCAACAAGCCATTCCAGATGTGCAGTTGTGTGGAGCAAAATTTGTGGATCTTTCTGGGAACATGTTTGGTGTAACAGGCTATGATTGTGGAGAGATAGTCATGTTTAGCAAACAGTAG